In Haloterrigena turkmenica DSM 5511, a single genomic region encodes these proteins:
- a CDS encoding DUF2240 family protein: protein MSLRVAVAAPFIQNGTRRLQENEFVVALSLDRDWFSPDQSKRLIDVATQDGLLERTDDALEVTFDPAAVTVPDEFVPDEELLQERSAFERVLDALVAEGMEKHEAVGAINQLQEELGLTIETAAVVYARREGVDVSDLVPVAREALADAEAEGR, encoded by the coding sequence ATGAGCCTTCGCGTCGCGGTCGCCGCCCCGTTCATCCAGAACGGCACCCGGCGCCTCCAGGAAAACGAGTTCGTGGTCGCGCTCTCGCTCGACCGCGACTGGTTCTCGCCCGACCAGTCGAAACGCCTGATCGACGTCGCCACGCAAGACGGCCTCCTCGAGCGCACCGACGACGCCCTCGAGGTGACGTTCGATCCCGCCGCGGTGACCGTCCCCGACGAGTTCGTCCCCGACGAGGAGCTCTTACAGGAGCGCTCGGCGTTCGAACGCGTCCTCGATGCGCTCGTCGCCGAGGGAATGGAGAAACACGAGGCGGTCGGCGCCATCAACCAGCTCCAGGAAGAACTGGGCCTGACCATCGAAACCGCCGCGGTCGTCTACGCCCGGCGAGAGGGCGTCGACGTGAGCGACCTGGTCCCCGTCGCGCGCGAGGCCCTCGCCGACGCGGAAGCCGAAGGGCGTTAG
- a CDS encoding sulfatase-like hydrolase/transferase — MRNVVLLCLDSVRKDTFDAYARRLDGRADLSYEQCRAASSWSAPSYVSMVTGALPHEHGVHTHDPYVSGIDRSETLFGDLESHRALGVSTNVFAGSPYGFDAFFDEFVDITEAHRFPEGVDPVAARSASDRSGPAVYLDFLRTALSHDQPLYSLANGVTGFLDTVSEDAPIPKLFDDGARAVARTSRRLIDDTDEPFVLFGSFMEAHTPLRDLRAFDQSLHAASNAFTTADRTVWELMEATEEHREFLETRRELYGAAIDYLDRTIADFVDWVQANTARETTVVITADHGENQGYKCEDGLVRHKSSLSEGLLHVPLLVVNPPEGYPETESKFVSHLELPSLLAAMARDEVVDPTTDRVVAEHVGMSAGPEPTERLEYWDRLMRAAYDGSTKYVWDSLGNRREYELDRDRPCWQRRVDDENEAQREADGSSGDEPRGAVPDWATDRFETDAIESKRRALKDTDDGPTDDIDAGVQDRLEKLGYV, encoded by the coding sequence ATGCGAAACGTCGTTTTGCTCTGTCTCGACTCCGTCAGGAAGGACACGTTCGACGCGTACGCCCGGCGGCTCGACGGGCGGGCCGACCTGTCGTACGAGCAGTGTCGGGCCGCGAGTTCCTGGAGCGCCCCGAGCTACGTCAGCATGGTGACCGGGGCGCTCCCGCACGAACACGGCGTTCACACCCACGACCCCTACGTCTCCGGGATCGATCGCTCGGAGACGCTCTTCGGGGACCTCGAGTCACACCGGGCGCTGGGGGTGAGTACGAACGTCTTCGCCGGCTCGCCGTACGGCTTCGACGCGTTTTTCGACGAGTTCGTCGACATTACTGAGGCCCACCGGTTTCCGGAGGGAGTCGATCCGGTCGCCGCTCGTTCGGCCAGCGACCGGTCGGGACCGGCCGTCTATCTCGACTTCCTCCGTACCGCGCTCTCCCACGACCAGCCGCTGTACAGCCTCGCCAACGGCGTTACCGGCTTCCTCGATACGGTCTCCGAGGACGCGCCGATTCCGAAGCTGTTCGACGACGGTGCGCGCGCCGTCGCCCGCACCTCGAGGCGGCTGATCGACGACACCGACGAACCGTTCGTCCTGTTCGGGTCGTTCATGGAGGCCCACACCCCGCTTCGGGACCTCCGTGCGTTCGATCAATCGCTTCACGCGGCGTCGAACGCGTTCACGACGGCCGATCGGACCGTCTGGGAACTGATGGAGGCCACCGAGGAGCACCGCGAGTTCCTCGAGACGCGCCGCGAGCTGTACGGCGCGGCGATCGACTACCTCGACCGGACCATCGCTGACTTCGTCGACTGGGTGCAGGCGAACACGGCCCGCGAGACGACGGTCGTGATCACCGCCGATCACGGCGAGAATCAGGGGTACAAGTGCGAGGACGGACTCGTCCGCCACAAGAGCAGCCTCTCCGAGGGGCTGTTACACGTGCCGCTGCTCGTCGTCAACCCGCCCGAGGGCTACCCCGAAACCGAATCCAAGTTCGTTTCTCACCTCGAGTTGCCGTCGCTGCTCGCGGCGATGGCCCGCGACGAAGTCGTCGATCCCACGACCGACCGCGTCGTCGCGGAACACGTCGGCATGAGCGCGGGTCCCGAACCGACCGAGCGACTGGAATACTGGGATCGGCTGATGCGGGCGGCCTACGACGGGTCGACGAAGTACGTCTGGGATTCGCTTGGGAACCGCCGCGAGTACGAGCTCGACCGCGATCGCCCGTGCTGGCAGCGCCGCGTCGACGACGAGAACGAGGCCCAGCGTGAAGCGGACGGTTCGAGCGGCGACGAACCACGAGGAGCCGTCCCCGACTGGGCGACCGACCGGTTCGAGACCGACGCGATCGAATCCAAGCGGCGGGCGCTCAAGGACACCGACGACGGCCCGACCGACGACATCGACGCGGGCGTACAGGACCGACTCGAGAAGCTCGGCTACGTCTAA
- a CDS encoding flippase: MSNDSAGIADLRSVADGASLHYLGTVVVNVVGFLLNLLLTRLLGASVYGIYAYGTMILNAVLLFATVGTDVSITKYLSANRDDPAYQRRMLGLAYLTTIVASLVTAAIVYTAAPTITASTLEDPMLTTALRIFAIALPFQALGKIASSTVRGLEKPTEKTVIMVVGPTIRLVAIAAAVALGYSLLGIAAAFAVAAVMAALFGIGYSLSRTDLRPSGRFSRSETTEFYNFSAPLTLSKASSFLFKRVDVFMVGFLLASADVGIYNIAVLLAGVIAMPLAGFNQFFPPVASRLYSNEEYDTLESIYATVTRWSITASVAIALPLYVYRTEVLTLFGPEFVAGTLVVTLFIAGQLFNAAAGPANDLLTMTDHQYLVMGNHFVFGVGNVVLNYYFILEFGLIGAALATATVLATLNVVRVLEVWFLEGLFAYSLALWKPCVATAVSAAVMYGLRLYLDGLVGVFAGGAAGTAAFLGTLYLLGLDEQDIQIADEYLGLVS; this comes from the coding sequence ATGTCGAACGACTCCGCCGGAATCGCTGATCTCCGCTCCGTTGCCGACGGTGCGTCGCTGCACTATCTCGGCACCGTCGTCGTCAACGTTGTCGGATTCCTGTTGAACCTCCTGTTGACCCGGCTGCTCGGCGCCAGCGTGTACGGGATCTACGCCTACGGGACGATGATCCTCAACGCGGTGTTGCTGTTCGCCACCGTCGGGACCGACGTCTCGATCACGAAGTACCTCTCGGCGAACCGGGACGATCCCGCCTACCAGCGCCGGATGCTGGGGCTGGCCTACCTGACGACGATCGTCGCCAGTCTCGTCACCGCGGCGATCGTCTACACCGCCGCCCCGACGATCACCGCCTCCACGCTCGAGGACCCGATGCTGACGACCGCCCTCCGAATCTTCGCCATCGCGTTGCCGTTTCAGGCGCTCGGCAAGATCGCCTCGAGTACGGTTCGGGGCCTCGAGAAACCGACCGAGAAGACTGTCATCATGGTCGTCGGACCGACGATCAGGCTCGTCGCGATCGCGGCCGCCGTGGCGCTCGGCTACTCGCTGCTCGGTATCGCGGCGGCGTTCGCGGTCGCGGCGGTGATGGCCGCGCTGTTCGGGATCGGCTACTCGCTGTCGCGAACCGATCTCCGGCCGTCCGGACGCTTTTCTCGGTCCGAGACGACCGAGTTTTACAACTTCTCGGCGCCGTTGACGCTCTCGAAGGCCTCGTCGTTCCTGTTCAAACGCGTCGACGTCTTCATGGTCGGCTTCCTGCTGGCCTCGGCCGACGTCGGGATCTACAACATCGCCGTCCTGCTCGCGGGCGTGATCGCGATGCCGCTCGCCGGCTTCAACCAGTTCTTCCCCCCGGTGGCCTCGCGGCTGTACTCGAACGAGGAGTACGACACGCTCGAGTCGATATACGCGACCGTCACCCGCTGGTCGATCACGGCCTCGGTCGCCATCGCACTCCCGTTGTACGTCTACCGGACCGAAGTGCTCACGCTGTTCGGTCCCGAGTTCGTCGCCGGGACGCTCGTCGTCACGCTGTTTATCGCCGGACAGTTGTTCAACGCCGCCGCCGGGCCGGCCAACGACCTCCTGACGATGACCGACCACCAGTACCTCGTGATGGGCAACCACTTCGTCTTCGGCGTCGGTAACGTCGTCCTCAACTACTACTTCATCCTGGAGTTCGGGCTGATCGGCGCCGCGCTCGCGACGGCCACCGTCCTGGCGACCCTGAACGTCGTCCGCGTCCTCGAGGTGTGGTTCCTCGAAGGGCTGTTCGCCTATTCGCTGGCGCTGTGGAAGCCCTGCGTCGCCACCGCCGTCAGCGCCGCCGTCATGTACGGACTCCGGCTGTACCTCGACGGGCTGGTTGGCGTCTTCGCCGGCGGGGCGGCCGGCACCGCCGCCTTCCTCGGAACCCTGTACCTGCTCGGTCTCGACGAGCAGGATATCCAGATCGCGGACGAGTATCTCGGACTGGTCTCCTGA
- a CDS encoding HAD family hydrolase, which yields MPRAVVFDLDYTLAVPTRDRATLLSEATTVADAPSLSREEYLAAHRRNLTRETREPIFADLLAELETDADPAAVADAYRETIADALEPLPGVESMLADLRGEYRVGLLTNGPVRAQRDKLATLGWEDAFDAALVTGELEAGKPDPRAFEAIAAELNVDPRDAVYVGDEVEADVSGATDAGMDAIQVLLEDGPDRDPRAVAHVEQASIATELPTILSDLA from the coding sequence ATGCCACGGGCGGTCGTCTTCGACCTCGATTACACGCTGGCCGTCCCCACGCGGGACCGAGCGACGCTGCTCTCGGAGGCGACGACCGTCGCCGACGCGCCGTCTCTCTCCCGCGAGGAGTACCTCGCGGCCCACCGTCGGAACCTCACGCGCGAGACGCGCGAACCGATCTTCGCGGACCTGCTCGCAGAACTGGAGACGGACGCGGATCCGGCCGCGGTCGCCGACGCCTACCGGGAGACGATCGCCGACGCGCTCGAGCCGCTGCCCGGCGTCGAGTCGATGCTCGCGGACCTCCGCGGGGAGTACCGCGTCGGCCTGCTCACCAACGGCCCCGTCCGCGCCCAGCGGGACAAACTCGCGACGCTCGGCTGGGAGGACGCCTTCGACGCCGCGCTCGTCACCGGCGAACTCGAGGCCGGCAAACCGGACCCGCGCGCGTTCGAGGCCATCGCCGCCGAACTGAACGTCGACCCCCGCGACGCCGTCTACGTCGGCGACGAAGTCGAGGCCGACGTCTCCGGGGCGACCGACGCCGGCATGGACGCGATTCAGGTCCTCCTCGAGGACGGCCCCGACCGCGATCCGCGCGCGGTGGCCCACGTCGAACAGGCGTCGATCGCGACCGAACTGCCGACGATTCTTAGCGACCTCGCGTAA
- a CDS encoding cation:proton antiporter, translated as MATAESTALIDVGILFGAVALAGLVANRINQSVIPFYILVGMLLSEYVVGRVDFPALLGTDSIPHGSDLALANTDFVHVSAEIGIVLLLFFLGLEFNLDRLIASKERIGKAGTVDLAINFGAGLLLGYALFGSFLAAFLTAGIVYISSSAIITKSLIDLGWIANDESDAMLGSLVFEDLFIAVYLAVATALVLGGGAVGEALGRIGVAVGFILVLLLLVYLGTEWFQRSLETDSHEFIVLRALGITVLLSGFALSIGVSEAVAAFFVGMAFSSTEHVHDLENLLEPLRDAFAAIFFFWIGLSTDPSLFLGVAGLIAVAAVATTPTKLLSGYLGGRIYDLSERRSVRVGLGMTTRGEFSLIIASLALSGAGTALPEPIARDVYAFAVGYVLVMSVVGTTLMQYSSTIESVVVPRLEAGIGSASPSSDD; from the coding sequence GTGGCTACTGCTGAATCGACCGCCCTGATCGACGTCGGGATCCTCTTCGGGGCCGTCGCGCTGGCCGGTCTCGTCGCGAACCGAATCAACCAGTCTGTGATCCCCTTTTACATCCTCGTCGGAATGCTGTTGAGCGAATACGTCGTCGGCAGGGTCGACTTTCCGGCGCTGCTCGGCACGGACTCGATCCCCCACGGATCCGACCTCGCGCTCGCTAACACCGACTTCGTTCACGTCAGCGCCGAGATCGGGATCGTCCTCCTCCTCTTTTTCCTCGGCCTCGAGTTCAACCTCGACCGGTTGATCGCCTCGAAAGAACGGATCGGGAAGGCGGGAACGGTGGATCTCGCGATCAACTTCGGCGCCGGACTCCTGCTCGGCTACGCGCTGTTCGGCTCGTTCCTCGCCGCCTTCCTCACCGCCGGGATCGTCTACATCTCCTCGAGCGCGATCATCACGAAGTCGCTGATAGATCTGGGCTGGATCGCCAACGACGAGTCCGATGCGATGCTCGGGTCGCTGGTCTTCGAGGACCTCTTTATCGCCGTCTACCTCGCGGTCGCGACCGCGCTGGTGCTCGGCGGCGGCGCCGTCGGCGAAGCGTTGGGCCGGATCGGCGTCGCGGTCGGCTTCATCCTCGTCCTCCTCTTGCTGGTCTACCTCGGAACGGAGTGGTTCCAGCGAAGCTTGGAGACCGACTCCCACGAGTTCATCGTGCTCCGAGCGCTGGGGATCACGGTGTTGCTCTCCGGGTTCGCGCTGTCGATCGGCGTCAGCGAGGCCGTCGCCGCCTTCTTCGTCGGCATGGCCTTCTCCTCGACCGAGCACGTCCACGACCTGGAGAACCTGCTCGAGCCGTTGCGGGACGCCTTCGCGGCGATCTTCTTCTTCTGGATCGGACTGTCGACCGACCCGTCGCTGTTCCTCGGCGTCGCGGGACTCATCGCCGTCGCGGCGGTGGCGACGACGCCGACGAAACTGCTGAGCGGCTACCTCGGCGGCCGGATCTACGACCTGAGCGAGCGCCGCTCGGTCCGGGTCGGCCTCGGGATGACCACCCGCGGCGAGTTCTCGCTGATCATCGCGAGCCTCGCGCTCTCCGGCGCCGGAACCGCGCTCCCCGAACCGATCGCGAGGGACGTCTACGCCTTCGCCGTCGGCTACGTCCTGGTGATGAGCGTCGTCGGTACGACGCTCATGCAGTACTCGAGCACGATCGAGTCCGTCGTCGTCCCGCGACTCGAGGCGGGGATCGGATCGGCGTCGCCGTCGAGCGACGACTGA
- a CDS encoding cation:proton antiporter regulatory subunit, giving the protein MTVYESDLPGVGKKFEVELEDGERLVIVTHNTGKREVYLKANPDADGDKLFEVSDRLARKIGTILEGAYFQPVQAEAVETMLSDDTYLEWYNVSESAEIAGQTLEEADIRNRTGVSIVAIQRGGDLISPPTPETVLEVDDTLVVIGEREECAEFETLLGDEV; this is encoded by the coding sequence ATGACCGTATACGAGAGCGACCTCCCCGGCGTCGGGAAGAAGTTCGAGGTCGAACTCGAGGACGGGGAGCGACTCGTCATCGTGACCCACAACACGGGGAAGCGTGAGGTGTACCTGAAGGCGAATCCGGACGCGGACGGGGACAAGCTGTTCGAGGTCTCGGATCGCCTCGCCCGGAAGATCGGAACGATTCTGGAAGGGGCCTACTTCCAGCCGGTGCAGGCCGAGGCGGTCGAGACGATGCTCTCGGACGACACGTATCTCGAGTGGTACAACGTCTCCGAGAGCGCCGAGATCGCTGGCCAAACCCTCGAAGAAGCGGATATCCGGAATCGAACGGGCGTCTCGATCGTCGCGATCCAGCGCGGCGGCGACCTGATCTCGCCGCCGACGCCGGAGACGGTCCTCGAGGTGGACGACACGCTCGTCGTCATCGGCGAGCGCGAGGAGTGCGCCGAGTTCGAGACGCTGTTGGGTGACGAGGTATAA
- a CDS encoding methylglyoxal synthase — MTRVALIAHDETKPDLIEFAQTHEDQLRQYELIATGTTGKRLIEETGLEVERKESGPLGGDLMIGAEVAEGKLDGIVFLRDPLRAQPHEPDISALLRICDVRDVALATNRSSAEFLIEGLAD; from the coding sequence ATGACCCGCGTCGCGCTGATCGCCCACGACGAGACGAAACCCGACCTGATCGAGTTCGCACAGACCCACGAGGACCAACTCCGGCAGTACGAACTGATCGCGACCGGGACGACGGGGAAACGGCTGATCGAGGAGACCGGCCTCGAAGTCGAGCGCAAGGAGTCGGGGCCGCTCGGCGGCGACCTGATGATCGGCGCCGAAGTCGCGGAGGGGAAACTCGACGGCATCGTCTTCCTCCGGGACCCGCTGCGAGCCCAGCCCCACGAACCAGACATCTCGGCGCTGCTGCGGATCTGCGACGTCCGCGACGTTGCGCTGGCGACGAACCGCTCGTCTGCGGAATTTCTCATCGAGGGGTTGGCCGACTGA
- a CDS encoding SDR family oxidoreductase codes for MTRTAVIAGVGPGLGESLARKFVAEGCQVGLFARSEAYLEELADDLGDDAVAVPTDITDPDQVEAGFETVRDAFGPVDVLVNHASGGAWRGLQAIPPEEFEWAWRVSAYGALLCSQAAVDDMLADDGGTIIFTGATSAVRGREGAIGFSAAKFAVRGMAESMARELGPEGIHVAHVVIDGGIRPPRFDESDDDRDESEFLDPDAVADSYWHLVTQDRSSWTLELDLRPHVEEF; via the coding sequence ATGACGCGTACGGCCGTCATCGCCGGCGTCGGTCCCGGACTCGGTGAATCGCTCGCCCGAAAATTCGTCGCCGAGGGCTGTCAAGTCGGCCTGTTTGCCCGTTCGGAAGCGTACCTCGAGGAACTGGCCGACGACCTCGGCGACGATGCGGTCGCCGTTCCGACGGATATCACCGATCCGGATCAGGTGGAGGCGGGGTTCGAGACCGTCCGCGACGCGTTCGGTCCCGTCGACGTGCTGGTCAACCACGCCAGCGGCGGTGCGTGGCGGGGTCTGCAGGCGATCCCGCCGGAGGAGTTCGAGTGGGCGTGGCGCGTCTCGGCCTACGGCGCGCTGCTGTGTTCCCAGGCGGCCGTCGACGACATGCTTGCCGACGACGGCGGCACGATCATTTTCACCGGCGCGACGTCGGCGGTCCGCGGCCGCGAGGGAGCGATCGGCTTCAGCGCGGCCAAGTTCGCCGTCCGCGGGATGGCCGAGTCGATGGCCCGCGAACTTGGGCCCGAGGGGATCCACGTCGCCCACGTCGTGATCGACGGGGGGATCCGGCCGCCGCGGTTCGACGAGTCCGACGACGACCGAGACGAATCGGAGTTCCTCGACCCGGACGCCGTCGCCGACTCCTACTGGCACCTCGTGACGCAGGACCGGTCCTCGTGGACCCTCGAGTTGGACCTCCGACCCCACGTCGAGGAGTTTTGA
- a CDS encoding heavy-metal-associated domain-containing protein, giving the protein MSVSGMSCDGCERNVESAVTNLEGVSRVEADHEGDAGEDDVTEDDLHAAIREAGYEVPGTA; this is encoded by the coding sequence ATCTCGGTCAGCGGCATGTCCTGCGACGGCTGCGAACGAAACGTCGAGAGCGCGGTAACGAACCTCGAGGGCGTCTCGCGCGTCGAGGCCGACCACGAGGGCGACGCCGGCGAAGACGACGTGACGGAAGACGACCTCCACGCCGCCATCCGCGAGGCCGGCTACGAGGTTCCCGGAACCGCGTAG
- a CDS encoding heavy metal translocating P-type ATPase — translation MADSRDQFAVGGMSCSFCAESIRKAYDRTDGVEDADVSLAHEEVRVRYDDDRVSEIELKDTLRDLGYTIRDPDKRERFREQQAELEAGKRRLALAGGASAVTAGLMLWMIVVVGRFESDSLAMDLVALGLALGTMFGPGRYILEKAINSLRRGIFNQHVLLEAGAFGGLLGGLLGLTVFPAFPTVHFFAVSVFVTTYHVLSGYTSLLVRTRASRAVQDLLELRPDTARRVTDDGVEEVPVADLEEGDRVRIKPGESVPVDGAVREGESTVDESVATGESVPEEKTPGDEVIGGSVNETGTLLVEVTATGDDAFLNRVAREIEAARATKPGIVRLADRVLRYFVPGVLLIAALSFLFWLVVPAVWSGGPFGTGPNVQRGAFAALAVLVLGYPCALGMATPLALVRGGGAAARRGVLLRSADAFQLLPDIDRVLLDKTGTITAGEPTVAEIASFGDDRTDTDVLATAATAEAFSEHPLADAVLECAGERDVAYDDPDAFDSVTGTGVRATIDGDEALVGKPDWLASAGVDVSSAAGDLERLRDRGLTVSGVARDGDLIGLLGIGDEIKDDAAATVRRLRDAGIAPVMITGDDERTARAVADAVGIDRVLADVLPDEKRDEIRRLQAAGHRVAMVGDGINDAPALTQADVGIAIGAGTDVAIESADVVLVGERLGGVVDAYEIGRESYRKTRQNLLTAFAFNGIGVAAATTGLVHPVFAMIAMVLSVSAVLANSFAGQLLSGDGVNASFAVRDDSRAAD, via the coding sequence ATGGCCGACTCCCGAGACCAGTTCGCCGTCGGCGGAATGAGCTGCTCGTTCTGCGCCGAGAGCATCCGGAAGGCCTACGACCGCACCGACGGCGTCGAAGACGCCGACGTGAGTCTCGCCCACGAAGAGGTCCGCGTGCGGTACGACGACGACCGGGTGAGCGAGATTGAGCTGAAGGACACGCTGCGAGACCTCGGCTACACCATCCGCGACCCCGACAAGCGCGAGCGGTTCCGAGAGCAGCAGGCCGAACTCGAGGCCGGCAAGCGACGCCTCGCGCTCGCCGGCGGCGCCTCGGCCGTCACTGCCGGGCTAATGCTGTGGATGATCGTCGTCGTCGGCCGATTCGAGTCGGACTCGCTGGCGATGGATCTCGTCGCGCTCGGTCTCGCGCTCGGAACGATGTTCGGTCCCGGGCGCTACATCCTCGAGAAGGCGATCAACAGCCTTCGACGAGGGATCTTCAACCAGCACGTGCTGCTCGAGGCCGGCGCCTTCGGGGGGTTGCTGGGTGGTCTGCTCGGCCTGACCGTCTTCCCGGCGTTCCCGACGGTCCACTTCTTCGCGGTCTCGGTCTTCGTCACGACCTACCACGTTCTCTCGGGGTACACCAGTCTGCTCGTCCGCACCCGCGCCTCGCGAGCGGTGCAAGACCTGCTCGAGCTGCGGCCCGACACCGCTCGCCGCGTGACTGACGATGGCGTCGAGGAGGTCCCTGTCGCCGACCTCGAGGAGGGCGACCGCGTCCGGATCAAGCCCGGCGAGAGCGTCCCCGTCGACGGCGCGGTCCGCGAGGGCGAGTCGACCGTCGACGAGTCGGTCGCTACCGGCGAGTCCGTTCCGGAGGAGAAGACCCCGGGCGACGAGGTGATCGGCGGCAGCGTCAACGAGACCGGCACGCTGCTCGTCGAGGTAACCGCGACGGGCGACGACGCGTTCCTGAACCGAGTCGCCCGCGAGATCGAAGCGGCCCGCGCGACGAAACCCGGGATCGTCCGGCTCGCCGACCGCGTCCTTCGGTACTTCGTCCCCGGCGTCCTCCTGATCGCCGCGCTCTCGTTCCTGTTCTGGCTGGTCGTCCCCGCCGTCTGGTCGGGCGGTCCGTTCGGCACGGGACCGAACGTCCAGCGGGGCGCGTTCGCCGCGCTCGCGGTCCTCGTCTTGGGCTATCCCTGTGCGCTCGGGATGGCGACGCCGCTGGCGCTCGTCCGCGGCGGTGGTGCCGCGGCCAGGCGCGGCGTCCTGCTGCGGTCGGCCGACGCCTTCCAGCTCCTGCCCGATATCGACCGCGTCCTCCTCGACAAGACCGGAACGATTACCGCCGGCGAACCGACCGTCGCGGAGATCGCGTCTTTCGGCGACGACCGGACCGACACCGACGTCCTCGCGACGGCGGCGACGGCCGAGGCGTTCAGCGAACATCCGCTGGCCGACGCCGTCCTCGAGTGCGCCGGCGAACGGGACGTCGCGTACGACGACCCCGACGCGTTCGACTCGGTGACCGGAACGGGCGTCCGCGCGACGATCGATGGCGACGAGGCACTGGTCGGGAAGCCCGACTGGCTCGCGTCCGCGGGCGTCGACGTCTCGAGCGCGGCCGGCGACCTCGAGCGACTCCGAGACCGCGGGCTCACCGTTTCCGGCGTCGCGCGCGACGGCGACCTGATCGGTCTGCTCGGAATCGGCGACGAGATCAAGGACGACGCCGCCGCGACCGTCCGACGGTTGCGGGACGCGGGAATCGCGCCCGTGATGATCACCGGCGACGACGAGCGGACGGCTCGCGCGGTCGCCGACGCGGTCGGTATCGACCGCGTGCTGGCCGACGTCCTCCCCGACGAGAAGCGCGACGAGATCCGCCGACTCCAAGCGGCGGGCCACCGTGTGGCGATGGTCGGCGACGGCATCAACGACGCGCCGGCGCTCACGCAGGCCGACGTGGGGATCGCGATCGGCGCCGGGACCGACGTCGCGATCGAGTCGGCCGACGTCGTCCTCGTCGGCGAGCGCCTCGGTGGCGTGGTCGACGCCTACGAGATCGGACGCGAGAGTTACCGGAAGACGCGACAGAACCTCCTCACGGCGTTCGCGTTCAACGGTATCGGCGTCGCGGCGGCGACGACGGGGCTCGTCCACCCGGTGTTCGCGATGATCGCGATGGTCCTGTCGGTCTCGGCCGTCCTCGCCAACAGCTTCGCCGGACAGTTGCTCTCGGGAGACGGAGTCAACGCGTCGTTCGCCGTCCGAGACGATTCGCGGGCGGCCGACTGA
- a CDS encoding class I SAM-dependent methyltransferase, translating into MNDPPESDDRSARHVWSAGRYPAMAPNMLPAIARLVNAAGIDPGNRVLDVGCGTGNAALTARRSGADVVGLDLAHDMLELARENAALAGYDDIGWLTGDAEALPVSDGAFDVVLSNFGHVFAPDSTAAGAELRRATKSGGRVCFTAWSPNGVVGDLTEVLTDHVDESPGDPRSHLRWGDPEFVREEFSDVPDLSFQRRHLEFRYATPHHFWREFAEESGPLSPVLRRMDDDESRDALRRDAVAALEEWFGDNAIRVEYLQVRAVLE; encoded by the coding sequence ATGAACGATCCGCCGGAGTCCGACGACCGATCGGCGAGACACGTCTGGTCGGCGGGCCGCTATCCCGCGATGGCGCCGAACATGCTGCCCGCCATCGCGCGCCTGGTCAACGCCGCGGGGATCGATCCCGGCAACCGCGTCCTCGACGTCGGCTGCGGGACCGGCAACGCCGCGCTGACGGCCCGTCGTTCGGGGGCCGACGTCGTCGGCCTCGACCTCGCCCACGACATGCTCGAGCTCGCGCGCGAGAACGCCGCGCTCGCGGGCTACGACGACATCGGCTGGCTCACCGGCGACGCCGAGGCCCTCCCGGTGTCCGACGGCGCGTTCGACGTCGTCCTCTCGAACTTCGGCCACGTGTTCGCGCCGGACTCGACGGCGGCCGGGGCGGAACTGCGCCGCGCGACGAAATCGGGCGGCCGAGTCTGTTTCACGGCGTGGTCGCCCAACGGCGTCGTCGGCGACCTCACCGAGGTGCTGACCGACCACGTCGACGAGTCGCCCGGCGACCCGCGGTCGCACCTCCGGTGGGGCGACCCCGAGTTCGTCCGTGAGGAGTTTTCCGACGTCCCCGATCTCTCGTTCCAGCGGCGCCACCTCGAGTTCCGCTATGCCACGCCCCACCACTTCTGGCGGGAGTTCGCCGAGGAGTCCGGGCCGCTGTCGCCGGTGCTCCGGCGGATGGACGACGACGAGTCCCGCGACGCGCTCCGCCGAGACGCGGTCGCGGCCTTAGAGGAGTGGTTCGGCGACAACGCGATCCGCGTCGAGTACCTGCAGGTGCGGGCCGTCCTCGAGTGA